In the genome of Podospora pseudocomata strain CBS 415.72m chromosome 2 map unlocalized CBS415.72m_2.2, whole genome shotgun sequence, one region contains:
- a CDS encoding uncharacterized protein (CAZy:GH11; COG:G; EggNog:ENOG503NW58), whose amino-acid sequence MVTLSSLLVAAATVATGVFAAPGELPGLAKRQTYTTSATGTHNGYYFSFWTDGGPNVRYTNEAGGQYSVSWSGNGNWVGGKGWNPGTARTINYTGTYQPNGNSYLAIYGWTRNPLVEYYVIENFGTYNPSSGATRMGSVVDGGATYDIYRSTRVQQPSIEGTRTFDQYWSVRQQKRTGGSVNMATHFAAWERAGLRLGTHDYQVVATEGYFSSGSATINVGGSSGGAQPQPQPQPSPNPNPGNGGGGGGSNCAARWGQCGGQGWNGPTCCESGTTCRSSNQWYSQCL is encoded by the exons ATGGTCACCCTTTCTTCCCTTCTCGTTGCCGCCGCGACAGTGGCCACTGGTGTCTTCGCTGCCCCCGGTGAGCTTCCTGGGCTGGCCAAGCGTCAAACCTACACAACCAGCGCTACCGGTACACACAATGGGTACTACTTCTCCTTCTGGACCGACGGCGGCCCGAACGTGAGGTATACCAACGAGGCTGGCGGCCAGTACTCGGTGTCATGGTCCGGCAACGGCAACTGGGTTGGTGGTAAGGGATGGAACCCCGGTACTGCTCG CACCATCAACTACACGGGCACCTATCAGCCCAACGGCAACTCGTACCTGGCCATCTATGGATGGACCAGAAACCCTCTTGTCGAGTACTACGTGATTGAGAACTTTGGCACTTACAACCCATCCTCGGGAGCCACCCGCATGGGAAGCGTTGTCGATGGCGGTGCCACCTATGACATCTACAGGTCCACCCGCGTTCAGCAGCCCTCTATCGAGGGTACTCGTACCTTTGACCAGTACTGGTCCGTCCGCCAGCAGAAGCGCACCGGCGGCTCTGTCAACATGGCTACCCACTTTGCTGCCTGGGAACGTGCGGGACTCAGATTGGGAACCCATGATTACCAGGTTGTCGCCACTGAGGGCTACTTCTCATCCGGCTCCGCTACTATCAACGTTGGCGGCTCCTCGGGTGGTGCtcagccccagccccagccccagccttctcccaaccccaaccccggcaacggcggcggcggcggtggttcCAAC TGCGCTGCCAGATGGGGCCAATGCGGTGGTCAGGGCTGGAATGGTCCTACTTGCTGCGAGTCGGGCACTACCTGCCGTTCCAGCAATCAGTGGTATTCCCAGTGCCTTTAA
- a CDS encoding uncharacterized protein (EggNog:ENOG503NV7F; COG:C) produces the protein MANNSPRRPPSGIKVIVVGAGFAGLAAAIECDRKGHSVTLFDKVDNIEEITRIGDIISFDPNGSVAFERWPGVVDQMEAIARQTKHIDLYHHQGKFVTRQDFSHEKAWGRRINGHRGQLHNIIYRHAVDRGIDIRLGKRVEDYFEQDSPPQAGVVVNGERIAADVVIAAEGVRSRGRKIVLGFDENPKSSGYAVYRAWFPADRVRNNPVIKHLVENGDTHQGFIGPDIHFLASTIKNGTEVNWVFTHIDDGNIEESWQFPGKPEEALKYLEGWCDVVHELVKATPDGRLIDHKLVYRDPLPTFISPKRRIALIGDSAHPFLPTSIQGASQSIEDGVVLATCLELSGRQNIPRALKAYEKLRYARVHRAQANGPKMRERWHKADWNEVWKKPEMIHLIRETWLLNFDAEKDAYDRFSSVLEELERDEQQIKPRL, from the coding sequence ATGGCGAATAATTCCCCACGCCGACCCCCATCGGGGATCAAGGTCATCGTGGTCGGAGCTGGCTTCGCGGGTCTTGCTGCGGCCATTGAATGCGATCGGAAGGGCCACTCCGTCACACTGTTTGACAAGGTTGATAACATTGAAGAGATCACCAGGATCGGCGATATCATCTCTTTCGACCCGAATGGCTCCGTTGCCTTCGAGCGCTGGCCAGGTGTTGTGGATCAAATGGAAGCCATTGCCCGCCAGACTAAGCACATTGACCtctatcaccaccaaggcaAGTTTGTCACGCGGCAGGACTTCTCCCACGAGAAGGcatggggaagaaggatCAATGGCCACCGAGGGCAATTGCACAACATCATATATCGACATGCTGTGGATCGTGGTATCGACATCCGCCTCGGGAAGCGGGTCGAGGACTACTTTGAGCAAGACTCGCCCCCTCAGGccggtgtggtggtgaacgGAGAGCGCATCGCGGCGGACGTGGTGATCGCGGCCGAGGGAGTGAGATCGCGAGGGAGAAAGATTGTGCTCGGTTTTGACGAAAACCCAAAGTCGTCCGGGTACGCCGTGTACAGAGCCTGGTTTCCGGCCGACCGGGTGCGCAATAATCCTGTCATCAAGCATCTGGTTGAGAATGGCGACACGCACCAGGGCTTCATCGGGCCGGACATCCACTTTCTGGcctccaccatcaagaacggGACCGAGGTCAACTGGGTCTTCACCCACATTGACGATGGGAATATCGAGGAGTCATGGCAGTTTCCGGGAAAGCCCGAGGAGGCGCTCAAGTATCTTGAGGGGTGGTGCGATGTTGTGCATGAACTGGTCAAGGCGACGCCTGATGGAAGACTGATAGACCATAAGCTGGTGTACCGGGACCCCCTGCCGACGTTCATCTCACCCAAGCGGCGGATTGCCTTGATTGGCGACTCTGCGCATCCGTTCCTGCCCACGTCGATTCAAGGAGCGAGCCAGAGTATCGAAGATGGCGTTGTATTGGCGACCTGCCTAGAGCTCAGCGGTAGACAGAACATCCCGCGAGCTCTTAAGGCGTACGAGAAACTTCGATACGCACGAGTACATCGGGCACAGGCCAATGGCCCAAagatgagagagaggtgGCACAAGGCAGACTGGAATGAGGTGTGGAAAAAGCCAGAGATGATCCACCTCATTCGGGAAACGTGGCTGCTGAATTTTGATGCCGAGAAGGATGCATATGACAGGTTCTCCAGTGTCctcgaggagttggagagagATGAACAGCAAATCAAACCAAGGCTGTAA
- a CDS encoding uncharacterized protein (EggNog:ENOG503P09G) translates to MLLQLLANCIPACVFRVNLYLYPLPPLPKSATMSVSPSRSSSTKVERGSPPAIHSEALQSSLSGNNETSSTSSGTISTTTALQHKDAIPMQARRSMEDELRPVPSGWVREFDPDTHHQFFVDTNYNPNPRSIWHHPHDDSEFLSSLNEAEKDKVRLQISETVLDSADDLSDEPTDDSGSDSKSSDTSGKRSLARKLKDTLTGTTHDERVSARAERALKEKEMYRQHRILRRGMATAMHTSRPAFLGKDENRTHMYLEAPGHTFPGVADAKPISPYLDEIIYDESEYGYSKPKGRYLRPGSKMYGFGYGGYGCGKFAGGRWSKPEQEYEGRGLARSWTMAMPVLAGMTMGALGGVR, encoded by the coding sequence ATGCTACTACAGCTGCTTGCTAACTGCATTCCAGCCTGTGTGTTTCGGGTAAATCTCTACTTATATCCCCTCCCGCCTTTGCCAAAAAGTGCCACAATGTCTGTATCGCCATCACGTTCGAGCAGCACCAAGGTAGAAAGAGGCTCACCACCCGCAATCCACTCTGAAGCATTACAGTCGTCACTCTCTGGCAACAACGAAACCAGTTCAACCAGCTCCGGGACCATctcaacaacgacagcacTCCAACACAAAGACGCCATTCCAATGCAAGCCCGCCGCAGCATGGAAGACGAACTTCGCCCCGTTCCCTCTGGATGGGTTAGGGAATTTGATCCAGACACGCATCACCAGTTCTTCGTTGACACCAactacaaccccaaccccagatcCATCTGGCACCATCCACATGACGACTCCGAATTTCTTTCGTCACTCAACGAAGCAGAGAAGGACAAGGTCCGTCTTCAAATTTCCGAGACGGTTCTGGACAGCGCCGATGACTTGTCTGACGAACCAACGGACGACTCTGGCTCTGACTCCAAGAGCAGTGACACCTCAGGAAAGCGCTCGTTAGCGAGAAAGCTGAAGGATACACTTACTGGTACGACACATGACGAGCGTGTCTCCGCACGGGCCGAGAGGGCTCTCAAGGAGAAAGAAATGTACCGTCAACATCGCATCCTTCGCAGGGGGATGGCCACCGCCATGCACACCTCCCGCCCAGCGTTCTTGGGCAAGGACGAGAACAGGACGCACATGTATCTCGAGGCACCTGGTCACACATTCCCAGGTGTGGCCGACGCCAAGCCGATCAGTCCTTACCTCGACGAGATCATCTACGACGAGTCGGAATATGGCTATAGCAAGCCAAAGGGCAGATATCTCAGACCAGGGTCCAAGATGTATGGGTTTGGTTATGGGGGCTACGGCTGTGGGAAGTTTGCGGGTGGCAGGTGGTCTAAGCCTGAGCAAGAATATGAGGGAAGAGGGTTGGCAAGGTCATGGACGATGGCGATGCCGGTTTTGGCAGGCATGACAATGGGGGCCCTGGGAGGAGTTCGCTAA
- a CDS encoding uncharacterized protein (COG:O; EggNog:ENOG503P7MG), which translates to MQSSRTFTGKISTLLRSRAPKSATTRRLAHNITGPRISNRTPPKMSLWYPRISHANSPTPGFSSLFRMLDDFDKYARELGGHHADSSTSLQNFSPKFDVTEHDKDYTLQGELPGVSPENVEIRFTDPQTMVVSGHTERKHEEGDPSLRLGSPDSSKKIEGAKGKDSEVKMKDSKDTKDSKDKSSGPKYWLSERSFGEFSRVFNFPNNIDQDKVKAKFNQGILDILVPKAEKTGARKIEIQG; encoded by the exons ATGCAGTCATCGCGCACTTTTACCGGCAAGATTTCCACTCTTCTCCGCTCAAGAGCTCCCAAGTCAGCCACTACCCGCCGGCTCGCACATAACATCACCGGTCCCAGGATCTCAAACAGAACTCCGCCCAAGATGTCTCTCTGGTACCCCCGCATCTCCCACGCCAATTCTCCAACGCCAGGCTTCTCGTCACTCTTCCGCATGTTGGATGACTTCGACAAGTACGCCCGTGAGCTCGGAGGTCACCATGccgacagcagcaccagcctcCAGAACTTCTCGCCAAAGTTCGACGTCACCGAGCACGACAAAGATTATACCCTGCAAGGGGAGCTCCCAGGTGTCTCGCCTGAAAATGTCGAAATTCGATTTACCGa CCCGCAGACCATGGTTGTCAGTGGCCACACCGAACGCAAGCACGAGGAGGGTGACCCATCGCTTCGCCTGGGCAGCCCCGACTCATCCAAGAAGATAGAAGGCGCCAAAGGTAAAGACAGTGAAGTGAAGATGAAGGATTCCAAGGACACCAAAGATTCCAAGGATAAATCCTCGGGACCCAAGTACTGGCTGAGCGAGCGTTCATTTGGAGAGTTCTCCCGCGTCTTCAACTTTCCCAATAACATCGACCAAGACAAGGTGAAGGCCAAATTCAACCAAGGCATTCTGGATATCCTCGTACCCAAGGCTGAAAAGACGGGGGCTCGCAAGATTGAAATTCAAGGATAG
- a CDS encoding uncharacterized protein (EggNog:ENOG503NZ65; COG:T): MADFAGGGTAPPHPDLGLLFDLSPLPSLLLSPSWRITRASARFLEEWNPSPEACVGQELLAFVQNQLSPSPVHLKFLTTAIDDAIALRTERTSMLINTGRSVSWRARVIPYFKGDELLAIVTEWQKNLSTDDEVQPGLSTDEAFRILVQAVKDYAIFLLDTKGHIATWNTGAELLKGYRRDEIVGKHFSVFYGKEDLDIKKPEMELEICMRDGRVEDEGWRYRKDGSRFWANVVITAVYKNGVHVGFGKVTRDLTERKSAESRLIAAYEESEKLKSDFLANMSHEIRTPMHGMLSACALLLDTSLSSRQRDIVGIMDESGQVLLQVINDILDYSKLASGSFSIHSDIVGITSIVTSVLRSVQTTLPPSVHFEMFLAPDLPRSVQGDPLRYRQILHNIVGNAAKFTEKGSIRVRAGVQREDHDSYIVMTEVTDTGIGIPEAAAASLFTPFTQFDATTTKQYKGTGLGLSIAKSLAELMGGSIGYRPNPERHGSIFWFTARFKKIKSLEQIQDWKSRLVRKGGTILAMPEADVVSLRQKLAEVAPIKSLLLVEDNVINQKVMLGLLRSLGFKNTALASNGSEAVNMVRSKPAAYDIVLMDINMPIMDGHQASKAIRDAGIRVPIVAMTAYALKGDRERCLEYGMNDYIPKPVDKKYLIKVLAKWLLQMKDYRKIFDEQMNKLRSYESLTPGARGHVADRLQQLSLTVQGEEGEGDGAATPSDRSVEHKDQSDSHGAQSSDDTINVVKPSSQEEHQHTSSVVSSPRFEPLLPPDQLEMLDSTQKIGLMVTGDIAPNARGSQISAEAVDSGGDTENSTSGTTATTPLDPPLDSDKSTADTTHRGAATLLS, from the coding sequence ATGGCCGACTTTGCTGGTGGAGGGACTGcccccccccatccagaCCTAGGTCTTCTTTTTGATCTCTCGCCTCTGCCTTCGCTCCTCCTTTCGCCCTCGTGGCGCATCACCAGAGCCTCTGCGCGCTTCCTCGAAGAATGGAACCCCTCCCCGGAGGCCTGCGTTGGCCAAGAACTGCTGGCCTTTGTGCAGAACCAactctctccatctcccgtCCACCTCAAGTTTCTCACCACGGCCATCGACGATGCGATTGCCTTGCGCACAGAGCGAACCTCGATGCTGATCAACACGGGGCGCTCCGTTTCCTGGAGGGCACGTGTGATACCGTATTTCAAGGGCGATGAGCTTTTGGCCATTGTCACGGAGTGGCAGAAGAACTTGTCCACAGACGACGAGGTCCAACCGGGCCTCTCCACCGATGAGGCTTTCCGCATCCTTGTTCAGGCAGTCAAGGATTATGCGATATTTCTACTCGATACCAAAGGCCACATCGCGACGTGGAACACGGGCGCTGAACTCCTGAAGGGCTACCGACGGGATGAGATCGTCGGCAAGCACTTTTCTGTTTTTTACGGCAAGGAGGACCTggacatcaagaagccaGAGATGGAGTTGGAGATCTGCATGCGCGATGGCAGAGTGGAAGACGAGGGATGGCGCTACAGAAAAGACGGCAGTCGGTTCTGGGCCAACGTCGTTATCACGGCCGTGTACAAAAACGGCGTTCATGTGGGCTTTGGAAAAGTGACACGAGACTTGACGGAGCGCAAGTCAGCCGAGTCTCGACTAATTGCTGCCTACGAGGAGAGTGAGAAGCTCAAATCCGACTTTTTGGCCAACATGAGCCACGAGATTCGCACCCCCATGCATGGCATGCTCTCAGCATGCGCCTTGCTTCTGGACACAAGCCTCTCGTCGCGTCAGCGCGACATTGTCGGCATCATGGACGAGTCAGGACAGGTGCTGCTGCAGGTTATCAATGACATCCTCGACTATTCCAAATTGGCGTCTGGGAGCTTTTCCATTCACTCGGACATTGTCGGCATCACGAGCATTGTCACCTCGGTATTACGAAGCGTGCAGACGACATTGCCCCCATCTGTGCATTTCGAAATGTTTCTGGCGCCAGACCTCCCAAGGTCGGTGCAAGGCGACCCTCTGAGATACCGACAGATACTGCACAACATTGTTGGAAATGCCGCCAAGTTTACAGAAAAGGGCAGCATTCGGGTCAGGGCCGGCGTGCAGCGAGAGGACCACGACAGCTATATAGTCATGACCGAGGTGACAGACACCGGCATTGGTATCCccgaggctgccgctgcAAGCCTTTTCACGCCTTTCACCCAGTTCGATGCAACCACAACAAAACAGTACAAGGGCACTGGACTCGGTCTGTCCATCGCCAAGTCATTGGCCGagttgatgggggggagcATCGGGTATCGCCCCAACCCCGAACGGCACGGCAGTATATTTTGGTTTACGGCGCGGTTCAAAAAGATCAAGAGCCTTGAGCAAATTCAAGACTGGAAGAGCAGGTTGGTCCGGAAGGGCGGTACAATTCTGGCCATGCCCGAGGCAGACGTGGTTAGCTTGCGACAAAAGCTGGCAGAGGTGGCTCCCATCAAGAGTCTACTGCTGGTGGAAGACAATGTGATCAACCAGAAGGTTATGCTCGGTCTCCTGAGGTCTCTCGGCTTCAAGAACACTGCGCTTGCCTCCAATGGGTCCGAGGCGGTGAATATGGTGCGGAGCAAGCCCGCGGCCTACGACATCGTCCTCATGGACATCAACATGCCCATTATGGATGGCCATCAAGCTTCCAAGGCGATACGGGACGCAGGCATCCGGGTGCCCATCGTCGCCATGACGGCATACGCACTCAAGGGCGATAGGGAACGCTGCCTTGAGTACGGCATGAACGACTATATCCCCAAGCCGGTCGACAAGAAGTATCTCATCAAGGTTCTAGCAAAGTGGCTCCTACAAATGAAGGACTACAGGAAGATCTTTGACGAACAAATGAACAAGCTACGAAGCTACGAATCTTTGACTCCGGGTGCGAGGGGCCATGTTGCCGATCGTCTCCAGCAACTTTCATTAACTGTCCagggcgaagaaggcgaaggagaCGGAGCCGCCACACCATCTGATCGGTCGGTGGAACACAAAGACCAATCTGATTCCCATGGAGCACAGTCGTCAGACGACACCATCAATGTGGTCAAGCCTAGCTCACAAGAGGAGCACCAGCACACCAGCAGTGTGGTATCTTCACCGCGTTTCGAGCCACTTTTGCCGCCAGATCAGCTCGAAATGCTGGACTCCACCCAGAAAATTGGCCTTATGGTGACTGGAGACATCGCGCCAAACGCTCGAGGGTCACAAATCTCCGCGGAAGCTGTCGATAGTGGAGGAGACACAGAGAATAGCACCAGCGGGACAACTGCCACCACACCTTTAGATCCACCACTGGACTCGGACAAGAGCACTGCCGATACCACACATAGGGGGGCAGCCACCCTGCTATCATGA
- a CDS encoding uncharacterized protein (EggNog:ENOG503P1UW), protein MPGPLAALIPVIAGAAARAAPPAVGKAAAQSVAKAAPKTAAPKPAAPKPQPPKQNNPPKPKDDKKPEQKKDDKKPEQKKDDKKPEPKKDDKKPEQKDEKKPEQKKDEKKPDDKKQDNKPGQKKDDKKPDDKKQDNKPGQKKDEKKPDDKKQNNKQKKPTRGCEKKEELTEQALDTTSQVIDRITNRPGRDDDATSDSLKLAGPKPKNPVVAPKAPKAGDVLVSLAVKNNGQDWFWFVHHPTETNTGMTMHAEGTITKGFTVKLTRKTTVEKLESATGTKSLELIKLQWVEKRWWDEDMFAPNKAAKAEAPFETTAYGVKPPTVTECAPVKETATEMAMDRMTARIKRKDDKTWVLESCEALVRAGALKQNVLTFLEKLKDSYGTLGGKKPTGPNVSPANPGKQPICGTPSRGGDSLPTKTNRPNMPSTPGNATPRKTGNGTPKKGVTGKPPAINAAAVNK, encoded by the coding sequence atgccGGGTCCCCTCGCTGCCTTGATACCGGTCATTGCTGGCGCTGCTGCACGCGCAGCACCTCCCGCAGTCGGTAAGGCAGCTGCTCAAAGTGTTGCCAAAGCCGCACCCAAGACTGCTGCACCCAAGCCTGCTGCTCCCAAGCCTCAGCCTCCCAAGCAGAACAACCCGCCCAAGCCCAAAGACGACAAGAAGCCTGAGCAAAAGAAGGATGACAAGAAGCccgagcaaaagaaggaTGACAAGAAGCCTGAACCAAAGAAGGACGACAAAAAGCCCGAGCAAAAGGACGAGAAAAAGCccgagcaaaagaaggaCGAGAAAAAGCCCGATGACAAGAAGCAGGATAATAAGCCTgggcagaagaaggacgaCAAAAAGCCCGATGACAAGAAGCAGGATAATAAGCCTgggcagaagaaggacgagaaAAAGCCCGATGACAAGAAGCAGAATAATAAACAGAAGAAGCCTACGCGTGGCtgtgagaagaaggaggaactCACAGAACAAGCTCTCGACACTACTTCTCAAGTCATCGATCGCATCACGAACCGCCCTGGCCGGGACGATGATGCCACCTCAGATTCTCTCAAACTCGCAGggcccaagcccaagaaccCCGTGGTGGCGCCCAAGGCTCCCAAGGCCGGTGATGTACTTGTCTCCCTTGCTGTTAAGAACAACGGCCAGGATTGGTTCTGGTtcgtccaccaccctaccGAGACCAACACAGGCATGACCATGCATGCCGAGGGTACCATCACCAAGGGATTTACGGTTAAACTCACACGCAAGACCACCGTCGAAAAGCTCGAGTCTGCCACGGGCACCAAGTCACTCGAGCTGATCAAGCTGCAGTGGGTTGAGAAGCGTTGGTGGGACGAGGACATGTTCGCCCCCaacaaggctgccaaggcgGAGGCTCCCTTTGAGACAACCGCGTATGGCGTAAAGCCTCCCACAGTGACCGAGTGCGCTCCCGTCAAGGAGACCGCCACTGAGATGGCCATGGATAGGATGACCGCCCGTATCAAGCGCAAGGACGACAAGACCTGGGTCCTCGAGTCGTGCGAGGCTCTGGTCCGTGCCGGAGCCCTCAAGCAGAACGTCTTGACCTTccttgagaagctcaaggacaGCTACGGCACCCTCGGCGGCAAGAAGCCCACCGGCCCCAATGTTAGCCCGGCCAACCCTGGCAAACAGCCGATCTGCGGTACTCCCAGCAGGGGCGGAGATAGCCTCCCTACCAAGACCAATAGGCCTAATATGCCGAGCACACCTGGGAATGCTACACCGCGTAAGACTGGAAATGGCACTCCAAAGAAGGGCGTCACTGGAAAGCCTCCTGCCATCAACGCGGCTGCTGTCAACAAATAG
- a CDS encoding uncharacterized protein (EggNog:ENOG503P9TH) → MELTLTLTGPLESPLTNLRTHIPSNSSDIDMKRGVTRYSPPRLILRPAQNYMFLSRTQTPECNWPILPNQPAHTHVNGTFCLNFDSQNCVCPRLKADPEVAGIGVILAFFITAFLTVISTTFTLLLTRTDGPLSPDGTWPPPSSLAHPPTLNKTNHVSRQYIAQPFVVFLHSHGVNIPVIAACATDLVISLSDTQLVTGLAVLRHDEPMSVYHFTIASDLAWFSSTTHLSSLLVLRYHPRISAKNGHRPTHIRPWTVRLPLTIRLVLMAVFAALLLWATTLGGYQYWYSIMACPAKCTLTHPWGGEPETWVAVNTVLIVYGYSARMLELSVTARKYWLDHLRPHVLTRDNKFPVPRLRQGLVGMMVSTARMLLFCFWNALGSDLCDVLEMMVWFALGCFWIAEDRRWGQAEMEGEHQQAENRLGYGQLIPIVLLLLPLIALVESYAHHSEADKKMRFGQCSCGGCEWHGC, encoded by the exons ATGGAGctgaccctaaccctcaccGGCCCCCTTGAATCCCCCCTGACGAATCTCCGAACCCACATCCCTTCAAATTCCAGTGACATTGACATGAAAAGAGGAGTCACCCGGTATTCTCCTCCAAGATTGATACTGAGGCCAGCCCAAAACTACATGTTCCTGTCACGAACACAAACACCAGAATGCAATTGGCCGAtactccccaaccagccagCTCATACTCACGTGAACGGCACATT CTGTCTCAATTTCGATAGCCAGAACTGCGTGTGCCCGCGCCTCAAAGCAGACCCCGAGGTGGCCGGGATAGGT GTaatcctcgccttcttcatcactGCTTTCCTGACCGTCATCTCCACGAcattcaccctcctcctcactcgCACCGATGGCCCCTTATCTCCTGACGGAACCTGGCCGCCTCCATCCTCCCTGGCCCACCCTCCCACTCTCAACAAGACCAATCATGTCTCAAGACAATACATCGCCCAACCATTCGTTGTCTTTCTTCACTCTCATGGAGTCAACATTCCCGTCATAGCCGCCTGCGCCACCGATCTCGTtatctccctctccgacaCCCAGCTCGTCACCGGCCTCGCCGTGCTC CGACATGATGAACCAATGTCGGTCTATCATTTCACCATCGCCTCTGACCTGGCCTGGTTCTCGTCCACCACACATCTCTCCTCGCTGCTGGTTCTCCGTTACCACCCACGAATCTCGGCCAAAAATGGCCACCGACCCACTCATATCCGGCCCTGGACGGTGCGCCTCCCGTTAACAATACGACTTGTCCTCATGGCTGTTTTCGCCGCTCTTCTCCTCTGGGCCACCACGCTGGGGGGATACCAGTACTGGTACAGCATCATGGCCTGCCCCGCCAAATGTACGCTGACACACCCCTGGGGCGGCGAGCCGGAGACGTGGGTGGCGGTGAACACGGTGCTGATTGTGTACGGCTACTCGGCGCGCATGCTGGAGCTCTCGGTTACAGCGAGGAAGTACTGGCTGGATCATCTGAGGCCTCATGTTCTTACTCGGGACAACAAATTCCCTGTGCCGAGGCTCAGGCAGGGCCTTGTCGGGATGATGGTCTCGACAGCCAGGATGCTCTTGTTTTGCTTCTGGAACGCGTTGGGGTCGGATTTGTGTGACGTGCTCGAGATGATGGTTTGGTTTGCACTGGGATGTTTTTGGATCGCCGAAGATCGAAGATGGGGGCAGGCAGAGATGGAAGGAGAGCATCAACAGGCGGAGAATCGGCTAGGGTATGGGCAGCTAATACCCATCGTCTTGTTATTACTGCCCCTAATAGCGCTTGTTGAATCCTACGCACACCACTCGGAAGCAGACAAAAAGATGAGGTTTGGGCAGTGCAGTTGTGGTGGCTGTGAATGGCACGGATGCTGA